The proteins below come from a single Agromyces flavus genomic window:
- a CDS encoding carbohydrate ABC transporter permease has product MALTTVAPPPRAPRRRGIRRLLGLAWILPAVVVLAVFVYLPLVQNLGFSTLEWDIYSGSQEFIGAENYQRLAADPIFWSSLWNNVLYAVVSLVFQVFGAIVLAAVIESIRHDRWRRGLRAIYFVPSAISLTVAGLLFYFIYEPNLGLLNHALDAVGLGAWAQPWLGQESTAMMAIIVMSQWQGFGYSTLLFAVAIQRIPSELYEAAAIDGIGPVRRFFTVTLPLVREMTGLMIIVTISGAFQVFNEVMVMTSGGPNNSTQVLGTWLYRNGFVRNDFGYAAAIATVIFVITLAIALVQLWINRRRRVEW; this is encoded by the coding sequence GTGGCACTCACCACCGTCGCCCCGCCCCCTCGGGCACCGCGGCGCCGCGGCATCCGGCGCCTGCTCGGCCTGGCCTGGATCCTCCCGGCCGTCGTCGTGCTCGCGGTGTTCGTCTACCTGCCGCTCGTGCAGAACCTCGGGTTCTCGACGCTCGAGTGGGACATCTACAGCGGCAGCCAGGAGTTCATCGGCGCAGAGAACTACCAGCGACTGGCGGCAGATCCGATCTTCTGGTCGTCGCTGTGGAACAACGTGCTCTACGCCGTCGTCTCGCTCGTCTTCCAGGTGTTCGGGGCGATCGTGCTCGCCGCGGTGATCGAGAGCATCCGCCACGACCGGTGGCGTCGCGGGCTGCGCGCGATCTACTTCGTGCCATCCGCCATCTCGCTCACGGTCGCCGGCCTGCTCTTCTACTTCATCTACGAGCCCAACCTGGGCCTGCTCAACCACGCGCTCGACGCCGTGGGCCTCGGAGCCTGGGCGCAGCCGTGGCTCGGGCAGGAGTCGACGGCGATGATGGCGATCATCGTGATGAGCCAGTGGCAGGGCTTCGGCTACTCGACGCTGCTGTTCGCGGTCGCGATCCAGCGCATCCCGTCCGAGCTCTACGAGGCGGCGGCGATCGACGGCATCGGACCCGTCCGCCGGTTCTTCACCGTCACGCTCCCCCTCGTGCGCGAGATGACCGGACTCATGATCATCGTCACGATCTCGGGTGCCTTCCAGGTCTTCAACGAAGTCATGGTCATGACCTCGGGCGGGCCCAACAACTCGACCCAGGTGCTCGGCACATGGCTCTACCGCAACGGCTTCGTGCGAAACGACTTCGGCTACGCGGCCGCGATCGCGACGGTCATCTTCGTCATCACGCTCGCGATCGCCCTCGTGCAGCTCTGGATCAACCGTCGCAGAAGGGTGGAATGGTGA